One region of Balaenoptera ricei isolate mBalRic1 chromosome 5, mBalRic1.hap2, whole genome shotgun sequence genomic DNA includes:
- the DMP1 gene encoding dentin matrix acidic phosphoprotein 1 isoform X2, translating into MKTSILLMFLWGLSCALPVARDQNTESKSSEEWKGHLAQTPTPPLVNEDSSDSTESEEGLGLDHQQYVHRPAGGLSRSGGKEGDDKDDDEDESGDDTLADDDNGPGPEERRGGNSRLGSDEESSDTTRSTEESVPQGEDSAQDTTSESRDFGSEDEGPSRPEGGDSTPDSESEELWVGGDSEGVSSHGDGSEFDDEGMQGDGPDTFRSERSNSRISSASLKSKDSRGNKKEQASTQDSGEGPSVRYPSRKFFRSSRISEEDGRGEPDGSNTMEESKSDSTEHPGSKEAGLSQSREHSKSGSQQESKENRSPEDSQHGQDPSSESSQEVDLPSQENSSESQEEVVSESRGDNPNNVTSHSKEQEASDSSEEDSLDKPSSSESKSREEQTDSESSESTRSSEESPESTEEENSSSQEGPWSPSTSTESQSQESQDSPSEEEQGSDSQDSSKSKEESSSTESTSSSEEEIQSKNTEMESRRLTVDAYHNKPIGDQDDNDCQDGY; encoded by the exons atgaagaccagcATCCTGCTTATGTTCTTGTGGGGATTGTCCTGTGCTCTCCCA GTTGCCAGGGATCAAAATACTGAATCTAAGAGTTCTGAAGAATGGAAG GGTCATTTGGCTCAGACACCAACACCACCTTTG gTAAATGAAGACTCCAGCGACAGCACTGAATCAGAGGAGGGCCTGGGCCTTGATCATCAGCAATACGTTCATAGACCAGCTGGTGGCCTTTCTAGGagtggagggaaagaaggagatgATAAAGATGACGATGAAGACGAGAGTGGAGATGACACCTTGGCTGATGATGACAATGGCCCAGGACCTGAAGAGAGGCGAGGAGGGAACTCCCGACTCGGAAGTGATGAGGAGTCCTCTGACACCACACGATCCACGGAGGAGAGTGTCCCACAGGGGGAAGACAGCGCCCAAGACACCACCAGTGAGAGCAGGGACTTCGGCAGTGAGGACGAGGGGCCCAGCAGGCCTGAGGGAGGCGACTCCACTCCAGACAGCGAGAGTGAAGAGCTCTGGGTGGGAGGCGACAGTGAGGGGGTTAGTAGCCACGGGGATGGCTCTGAGTTTGACGATGAAGGAATGCAGGGTGATGGCCCGGACACCTTCAGGAGTGAGAGAAGCAATTCCAGAATAAGCAGTGCCAGCCTCAAGTCAAAAGATTCGAGAGGGAACAAAAAGGAGCAAGCAAGCACTCAGGATTCTGGTGAAGGCCCATCAGTGAGGTATCCCAGTAGGAAATTCTTCAGATCGTCTCGCATCTCCGAGGAAGATGGCAGAGGTGAGCCTGATGGTAGCAACACAATGGAAGAAAGCAAGAGTGATTCCACAGAACACCCCGGCTCCAAAGAGGCTGGTCTCAGCCAGTCCAGGGAACACAGCAAGAGCGGCTCTCAACAGGAGAGCAAGGAGAATCGGTCCCCGGAAGACAGTCAGCATGGCCAAGACCCCAGCAGTGAGTCTAGTCAAGAGGTTGACCTGCCTTCTCAAGAAAACAGCAGTGAATCTCAGGAAGAGGTAGTGAGTGAGTCCAGGGGTGACAACCCCAATAACGTTACCAGTCACTCAAAAGAACAGGAAGCTAGTGACTCCAGTGAAGAGGACAGCTTGGATAAACCCTCCAGTTCAGAGAGCAAATCCAGAGAGGAGCAAACTGACAGCGAATCCAGTGAGAGCACCAGATCCTCGGAGGAAAGCCCGGAGTCCACTGAAGAGGAGAACAGTTCCAGCCAGGAGGGCCCCTGGTCTCCCAGCACCTCAACAGAGAGCCAGAGCCAGGAAAGCCAGGACAGCCCGTCTGAGGAAGAGCAGGGCAGCGATTCTCAGGACAGCAGCAAATCAAAAGAAGAGAGCAGCTCAACCGAGAGCACATCAAGCAGCGAGGAAGAAATCCAGTCCAAAAACACTGAGATGGAAAGCAGAAGATTAACAGTCGATGCTTATCACAACAAACCCATCGGGGATCAAGATGACAATGACTGCCAAGACGGCTATTAG
- the DMP1 gene encoding dentin matrix acidic phosphoprotein 1 isoform X1: MKTSILLMFLWGLSCALPVARDQNTESKSSEEWKGHLAQTPTPPLKRSESSEENKVSSEEQVNEDSSDSTESEEGLGLDHQQYVHRPAGGLSRSGGKEGDDKDDDEDESGDDTLADDDNGPGPEERRGGNSRLGSDEESSDTTRSTEESVPQGEDSAQDTTSESRDFGSEDEGPSRPEGGDSTPDSESEELWVGGDSEGVSSHGDGSEFDDEGMQGDGPDTFRSERSNSRISSASLKSKDSRGNKKEQASTQDSGEGPSVRYPSRKFFRSSRISEEDGRGEPDGSNTMEESKSDSTEHPGSKEAGLSQSREHSKSGSQQESKENRSPEDSQHGQDPSSESSQEVDLPSQENSSESQEEVVSESRGDNPNNVTSHSKEQEASDSSEEDSLDKPSSSESKSREEQTDSESSESTRSSEESPESTEEENSSSQEGPWSPSTSTESQSQESQDSPSEEEQGSDSQDSSKSKEESSSTESTSSSEEEIQSKNTEMESRRLTVDAYHNKPIGDQDDNDCQDGY, encoded by the exons atgaagaccagcATCCTGCTTATGTTCTTGTGGGGATTGTCCTGTGCTCTCCCA GTTGCCAGGGATCAAAATACTGAATCTAAGAGTTCTGAAGAATGGAAG GGTCATTTGGCTCAGACACCAACACCACCTTTG aagagAAGTGAGtcatcagaagaaaataaagttagctCAGAGGAACAG gTAAATGAAGACTCCAGCGACAGCACTGAATCAGAGGAGGGCCTGGGCCTTGATCATCAGCAATACGTTCATAGACCAGCTGGTGGCCTTTCTAGGagtggagggaaagaaggagatgATAAAGATGACGATGAAGACGAGAGTGGAGATGACACCTTGGCTGATGATGACAATGGCCCAGGACCTGAAGAGAGGCGAGGAGGGAACTCCCGACTCGGAAGTGATGAGGAGTCCTCTGACACCACACGATCCACGGAGGAGAGTGTCCCACAGGGGGAAGACAGCGCCCAAGACACCACCAGTGAGAGCAGGGACTTCGGCAGTGAGGACGAGGGGCCCAGCAGGCCTGAGGGAGGCGACTCCACTCCAGACAGCGAGAGTGAAGAGCTCTGGGTGGGAGGCGACAGTGAGGGGGTTAGTAGCCACGGGGATGGCTCTGAGTTTGACGATGAAGGAATGCAGGGTGATGGCCCGGACACCTTCAGGAGTGAGAGAAGCAATTCCAGAATAAGCAGTGCCAGCCTCAAGTCAAAAGATTCGAGAGGGAACAAAAAGGAGCAAGCAAGCACTCAGGATTCTGGTGAAGGCCCATCAGTGAGGTATCCCAGTAGGAAATTCTTCAGATCGTCTCGCATCTCCGAGGAAGATGGCAGAGGTGAGCCTGATGGTAGCAACACAATGGAAGAAAGCAAGAGTGATTCCACAGAACACCCCGGCTCCAAAGAGGCTGGTCTCAGCCAGTCCAGGGAACACAGCAAGAGCGGCTCTCAACAGGAGAGCAAGGAGAATCGGTCCCCGGAAGACAGTCAGCATGGCCAAGACCCCAGCAGTGAGTCTAGTCAAGAGGTTGACCTGCCTTCTCAAGAAAACAGCAGTGAATCTCAGGAAGAGGTAGTGAGTGAGTCCAGGGGTGACAACCCCAATAACGTTACCAGTCACTCAAAAGAACAGGAAGCTAGTGACTCCAGTGAAGAGGACAGCTTGGATAAACCCTCCAGTTCAGAGAGCAAATCCAGAGAGGAGCAAACTGACAGCGAATCCAGTGAGAGCACCAGATCCTCGGAGGAAAGCCCGGAGTCCACTGAAGAGGAGAACAGTTCCAGCCAGGAGGGCCCCTGGTCTCCCAGCACCTCAACAGAGAGCCAGAGCCAGGAAAGCCAGGACAGCCCGTCTGAGGAAGAGCAGGGCAGCGATTCTCAGGACAGCAGCAAATCAAAAGAAGAGAGCAGCTCAACCGAGAGCACATCAAGCAGCGAGGAAGAAATCCAGTCCAAAAACACTGAGATGGAAAGCAGAAGATTAACAGTCGATGCTTATCACAACAAACCCATCGGGGATCAAGATGACAATGACTGCCAAGACGGCTATTAG